The Candidatus Manganitrophus noduliformans genome includes a window with the following:
- a CDS encoding YHS domain-containing protein yields the protein MSRDPVCGVLIDEKLSTSLKYEGRKYYFCGDSCRKHFHEIPEKYLLIKAA from the coding sequence ATGAGCCGAGATCCTGTTTGCGGGGTCCTGATCGACGAAAAACTTTCAACCTCGCTGAAATATGAGGGGAGAAAATACTATTTCTGCGGCGACTCGTGCCGGAAACACTTTCACGAGATACCGGAGAAATATCTACTGATCA